The DNA window GCCTCGCACACGACCCTGGCGGGCGGCGGCGAATTGATCATGGAGGATTTTTCCGGTCTTTCCGGCGGCATCCGCATTTACACGGGGAACGAAGACTACCTCGGCGGCAGCCTGACGAACCCCGCCGTGCCCGCGCCGTACCGCATCGCACGGCAATCCTATGTGCATATCAAGCGCCACGCCATCATCGGCGCGAACGCCGTGATCCTCCCCGGCGTCACCATCGGCGAAGGCGCGGTGGTTGGCGCGCTCAGTTTTGTCACGCGCGATATCGAGCCGTGGACCATCAACGTGGGCAGTCCGGCGAAGGCGGTTCGCGAGCGTCCGCGCGACCGCATGTTGGAACTCGAGGCGGCACTGCGGCGCGACCTCTTTGATGCCGGGGGGCGTTATATCCCCCGCACCCGCGCGCGGGAAATGTAAGGGGCGCAAACAGGGAGTAGAAACGGCCATGTACGAAGAACGCGCGTCATTTGAAGCGGGTGAACAAGCCGAACTGACGAAGACCTTCGCTGTCGCGGACATCGAGACCTTCGCGCGCATCTCGGGCGACGTAAACCCGATTCATCTCGATGAGGCCTACGCGCGGGAAACCCGGTTCGGCGGGCGCATCGCCCACGGCATGCTCGTGGCCGGGCTCATCTCCGCGGTGCTCGGCACGAAACTGCCGGGACCGGGCGCGGTCTACCTGGGCCAGGAACTGCGCTTCAAGGCGCCGGTCCGTCCCGGCGACGCCGTGACCGCGCGCGCCGTGGTGACGGAATGGAACGGCGACAAGGGCGTGGTGAAGCTGAACACGACTGCGGTGAATCAAGACGGTGTCGAGGTGATTGCGGGCACGGCCACGTTGATCATG is part of the Candidatus Hydrogenedentota bacterium genome and encodes:
- a CDS encoding acyltransferase, whose product is MPNQAYTLPFRSVGEDVIIYERAKIVSPETISLGNSVVVDDFVFIMGGKNTEIGSFVHIASHTTLAGGGELIMEDFSGLSGGIRIYTGNEDYLGGSLTNPAVPAPYRIARQSYVHIKRHAIIGANAVILPGVTIGEGAVVGALSFVTRDIEPWTINVGSPAKAVRERPRDRMLELEAALRRDLFDAGGRYIPRTRAREM
- a CDS encoding MaoC family dehydratase, with translation MYEERASFEAGEQAELTKTFAVADIETFARISGDVNPIHLDEAYARETRFGGRIAHGMLVAGLISAVLGTKLPGPGAVYLGQELRFKAPVRPGDAVTARAVVTEWNGDKGVVKLNTTAVNQDGVEVIAGTATLIMSRYLKR